The proteins below are encoded in one region of Silene latifolia isolate original U9 population chromosome 2, ASM4854445v1, whole genome shotgun sequence:
- the LOC141641028 gene encoding uncharacterized protein LOC141641028 produces the protein MEDFKNWIDECEVADCPASGSLYTWCNKQEDATRVYSRLDRVLVNHAWLQDNENVYALFYCEGVFDHTPCVVQYTAAEVKKRRSFKYFNMWSKSENFIECVKQCWQKEGYGTNMFKLVKNLKKLKWPLKRLNVADFNDVGNNASRAQMYLDYIQEKLRNDPLNSELIHQELHTASAVSFLNKASHEYLLQKSKAMWLDKGDSNSKYFHSLIKNRQDVVRCYNRKAVSPRFMLKVDLKKAYDSMNWLFLEQMMGALKFPQQFINMIMESVGTASYSLVLNGETFGHFKGKKGLRQDDLLLFSKGDVGSIMVLLRSFATFSSASGLQMNSSKTNSYFNGVPTRLWVKWISQIYLKGVPWSEYNPSGDISWGWKSVCRVRDKLAFGYTNEKWTLDSKGYTVSSGYDLLRKKFLVVFWHAYVWNGWCLPKHQFMGWLIAREVMLLKNRLHRLGVGIDVSCLICGAAAETHTHLFMECSYSKLIFEEMARLCGINIPSTNYIQWIGLSQVSALKKGVILCFLLATQYRIWMQRNRARVDGCIIRPEVLCQMIKREVKTWLQAKFMQICTVRDQSWLIYLQMSL, from the exons ATGGAGGATTTCAAGAATTGGATTGATGAGTGTGAGGTTGCTGATTGCCCAGCTAGTGGATCTTTGTATACATGGTGTAATAAACAAGAAGATGCTACTAGAGTATACAGTAGATTGGATAGAGTGCTTGTTAATCATGCTTGGTTGCAGGATAATGAGAATGTTTATGCTCTCTTTTATTGTGAGGGAGTCTTTGACCACACTCCCTGTGTTGTTCAATACACTGCAGCTGAAGTTAAAAAGAGAAGGAGTTTTAAGTACTTTAACATGTGGAGTAAATCTGAAAATTTCATTGAGTGTGTCAAGCAATGTTGGCAGAAGGAAGGATATGGGACTAATATGTTTAAGTTGGTCAAAAATCTGAAGAAGTTAAAATGGCCTCTTAAAAGGCTAAATGTAGCTGATTTTAATGATGTGGGGAATAATGCCAGTAGAGCTCAGATGTATTTGGATTATATCCAGGAAAAGTTGAGGAATGATCCACTTAATTCTGAGTTGATTCATCAAGAATTACACACTGCTAGTGCTGTATCTTTTCTTAATAAGGCTAGCCATGAATATCTGCTTCAAAAATCTAAGGCTATGTGGTTGGATAAGGGAGATAGTAATTCAAAATATTTTCATAGTCTGATTAAGAATAGGCAG GATGTGGTTAGATGTTACAATAGGAAAGCAGTTTCACCTAGATTTATGTTGAAGGTGGATCTAAAAAAAGCTTATGACTCAATGAATTGGCTGTTTTTAGAACAGATGATGGGTGCTCTGAAGTTTCCACAGCAGTTTATTAATATGATAATGGAAAGTGTGGGGACTGCTTCCTATTCTCTTGTTTTAAATGGGGAGACTTTTGGTCATTTTAAGGGGAAAAAAGGACTGAGGCAAG atgacttaCTTTTATTCTCAAAGGGTGATGTTGGCTCCATTATGGTTCTTCTCAGATCTTTTGCAACATTCTCTTCTGCTTCTGGATTGCAGATGAATAGCTCAAAGACTAACTCATACTTTAATGGAGTACCAACTAG GCTTTGGGTTAAGTGGATCAGTCAGATTTATTTAAAGGGTGTTCCTTGGTCAGAGTACAACCCTAGTGGTGACATTAGCTGGGGATGGAAGAGTGTGTGTCGTGTCAGAGATAAGTTGGCTTTTGGTTACACTAATGAGAAATGGACATTAGACAGTAAAGGCTATACTGTCAGCAGTGGATATGATTTACTGAGGAAGAAATTCCTTGTGGTGTTTTGGCATGCGTATGTTTGGAATGGTTGGTGCTTACCTAAGCATCAGTTCATGGGTTGGCTAATAGCACGGGAAGTAATGTTACTCAAGAATAGACTTCACAGACTTGGTGTGGGCATTGATGTTAGCTGTTTGATTTGTGGAGCTGCAGCTGAAACTCATACTCACCTGTTCATGGAGTGTAGTTACAGCAAACTGATTTTTGAGGAAATGGCCAGGCTGTGTGGCATCAATATCCCTTCTACAAATTACATTCAGTGGATTGGGCTTAGTCAGGTATCTGCTTTGAAGAAAGGGGTGATATTGTGTTTCCTTCTTGCTACACAATACCGCATTTGGATGCAAAGGAATAGGGCTCGTGTGGATGGGTGTATTATACGACCCGAGGTCCTTTGTCAGATGATTAAACGTGAAGTTAAGACTTGGTTGCAGGCGAAATTTATGCAGATTTGTACGGTTAGGGATCAATCATGGCTTATTTACTTGCAAATGTCGTTGTAA